The Drosophila biarmipes strain raj3 chromosome 2L, RU_DBia_V1.1, whole genome shotgun sequence genome has a window encoding:
- the LOC108034176 gene encoding solute carrier organic anion transporter family member 74D isoform X1, which translates to MAEVKRRGSNVPPGHYLCGMANWHPAWLQKYATTKMFMGVYGLLGTIQAMSYMYFIVTLTTLEKRFRIPSQTTGIILSGNEISQILLSLILSYIGGQRNRPRWIAWGIVFCGLSCYILVLPHFIYGAGHEVLQFTKEYQESLLNGTSASGQPLVNITTVQTDGLCGAGAAKDNCDDLSSYVPLVLIFVSQFVLGVGNTMYYSLGQTYLDDNTKKTNTPLMLAVAMALRMVGPVVGFFFGFLSLNTFIDPSKTPLIDRKDPRWLGAWWLGWVILGTLMCMFSGLIGLFPKQLPKINDAPRINSHLPLALQQTKEELKREENLSLSSRFSSNAALDTIGAAASANAELPKLKDFPRALMRLLRNKLLIFNILSAVFYILGASGFMTFLTKYMEVQFHKDPQSATIVVGPISIMGMVVGLIGSGMVLSKKKPHVSKVLMWNVLVGGVSILGQVAYAFLYCPDTFSMTHVGQLNLTSSCNTNCSCEGVIYTPVCHEPTDTTFFSACHAGCRGYNATSKLYEDCSCLVNDAPATSATQRLLNLLQPTPEPELDSTTDFDGYFSGVPLLNDDGDFEEKLRSRTTRSTPDSVLRPGICTKNCNWSFWAFSITSMIVSWFGSSGRVGNVLVNYRAVAYEDKSFAQGLALMMISLLALIPGPIIFGRLIDSTCLVWTKTCNGNGNCQLYDQARFRYSLNFLSFVLTLIGIFFDYLVWYYGRNLDIYGDKEAKEEERAVRRDQPITPLLAKKSEKDEI; encoded by the exons ATGGCGGAAGTGAAGCGTCGGGGATCGAATGTCCCGCCCGGGCACTACCTGTGCGGCATGGCCAACTGGCATCCCGCGTGGCTCCAGAAGTACGCCACCACCAAGATGTTCATGGGCGTGTACGGACTCCTCGGCACCATCCAGGCCATGTCCTACATGTACTTCATCGTCACCCTCACCACGCTTGAAAAGCGCTTTAGGATTCCCAGCCAAACAACAG GTATTATTCTGAGCGGCAATGAAATCTCGCAGATCCTGCTGTCCCTTATCCTGTCCTACATCGGTGGCCAGCGGAATCGACCCCGGTGGATAGCATGGGGCATTGTCTTCTGCGGCCTGTCCTGCTACATTCTCGTCCTGCCGCACTTCATCTACGGAGCTGGTCACGAGGTACTACAGTTCACCAAGGAGTACCAGGAGAGCCTGCTGAATGGCACATCTGCATCGGGTCAGCCCCTGGTG AACATCACCACTGTCCAGACCGACGGACTCTGTGGGGCGGGCGCAGCGAAGGACAACTGCGACGACCTGTCCTCCTACGTGCCCTTGGTGCTCATCTTCGTCTCGCAGTTCGTGCTGGGCGTGGGCAACACCATGTACTACTCCCTGGGACAAACCTACCTGGACGACAACACCAAGAAGACCAACACTCCCCTGATGCTGGCGGTGGCCATGGCATTGAGGATGGTTGGACCTGTCGTGGGATTCTTTTTCG GTTTTTTGTCGCTGAACACCTTTATTGACCCTAGCAAGACCCCCTTGATCGACAGAAAGGACCCCCGATGGCTGGGAGCCTGGTGGCTCGGTTGGGTGATCCTGGGCACCCTGATGTGCATGTTCTCCGGCCTCATCGGTCTGTTCCCCAAGCAGCTGCCCAAGATCAACGACGCGCCGAGGATCAACTCCCACTTGCCGCTGGCGCTGCAGCAGACGAAGGAGGAGCTCAAGCGGGAGGAGAATCTGTCGCTGAGCAGCCGCTTCTCCTCGAACGCCGCCCTGGACACCATTGGAGCAGCTGCGAGCGCCAATGCCGAGCTGCCGAAACTGAAGGACTTCCCGCGCGCCCTCATGCGACTGCTGCGGAACAAGCTGTTGATCTTCAACATTCTCTCGGCGGTATTCTACATCCTGGGCGCCTCCGGCTTCATGACCTTCCTCACCAAGTACATGGAGGTGCAGTTCCACAAGGATCCACAGAGTGCCACCATT GTCGTTGGCCCCATCTCCATCATGGGCATGGTCGTGGGTCTGATTGGCTCCGGGATGGTGCTGTCTAAGAAGAAGCCCCACGTGAGCAAGGTACTCATGTGGAACGTGCTCGTTGGCGGGGTCTCCATTTTGGGGCAGGTCGCATACGCCTTTCTCTACTGCCCGGACACCTTTTCCATGACCCACGTAGGGCA ACTAAACCTGACGAGCTCATGTAACACAAACTGCTCGTGCGAAGGGGTCATTTACACCCCCGTTTGCCACGAGCCGACGGACACCACCTTCTTCTCGGCCTGCCACGCCGGGTGTCGCGGATACAATGCCACCTCGAAGTTGTACGAGGATTGCAGTTGCCTGGTCAATGATGCGCCTGCAACCAGTGCGACCCAGCGGCTGCTTAACCTCCTGCAACCCACTCCAGAACCGGAACTGGATAGCACCACCGATTTTGACGGGTATTTCAGCGGAGTGCCCCTGCTCAACGACGACGGCGACTTCGAAGAGAAGCTGCGGTCCAGGACCACCAGATCCACTCCCGATTCGGTGCTCCGGCCGGGAATCTGCACAAAGAACTGCAACTGGAGCTTTTGGGCCTTCTCCATCACCTCGATGATCGTCAGTTGGTTCGGCTCCTCCGGTCGGGTGGGCAACGTCCTGGTCAACTACCGAGCCGTGGCCTATGAGGACAAATCCTTCGCGCAGGGACTGGCTCTGATGATGATCAGCCTGCTCGCCCTTATCCCGGGTCCCATCATATTCGGTCGACTTATTGACTCCACGTGTCTGGTGTGGACGAAAACctgcaatggcaatggcaactGCCAGTTGTACGATCAGGCTCGCTTCCGTTACTCCCTCAACTTTTTGTCTTTCG TACTCACCCTAATAGGAATATTCTTTGATTACCTTGTTTGGTACTATGGACGCAACCTGGACATTTATGGCGACAAGGAGGCTAAGGAAGAGGAACGCGCCGTCAGAAGGGATCAACCTATTACTCCGCTTCTGGCCAAGAAGTCCGAAAAGGATGAAATCTAA
- the LOC108034176 gene encoding solute carrier organic anion transporter family member 74D isoform X2, producing the protein MAEVKRRGSNVPPGHYLCGMANWHPAWLQKYATTKMFMGVYGLLGTIQAMSYMYFIVTLTTLEKRFRIPSQTTGIILSGNEISQILLSLILSYIGGQRNRPRWIAWGIVFCGLSCYILVLPHFIYGAGHEVLQFTKEYQESLLNGTSASGQPLNITTVQTDGLCGAGAAKDNCDDLSSYVPLVLIFVSQFVLGVGNTMYYSLGQTYLDDNTKKTNTPLMLAVAMALRMVGPVVGFFFGFLSLNTFIDPSKTPLIDRKDPRWLGAWWLGWVILGTLMCMFSGLIGLFPKQLPKINDAPRINSHLPLALQQTKEELKREENLSLSSRFSSNAALDTIGAAASANAELPKLKDFPRALMRLLRNKLLIFNILSAVFYILGASGFMTFLTKYMEVQFHKDPQSATIVVGPISIMGMVVGLIGSGMVLSKKKPHVSKVLMWNVLVGGVSILGQVAYAFLYCPDTFSMTHVGQLNLTSSCNTNCSCEGVIYTPVCHEPTDTTFFSACHAGCRGYNATSKLYEDCSCLVNDAPATSATQRLLNLLQPTPEPELDSTTDFDGYFSGVPLLNDDGDFEEKLRSRTTRSTPDSVLRPGICTKNCNWSFWAFSITSMIVSWFGSSGRVGNVLVNYRAVAYEDKSFAQGLALMMISLLALIPGPIIFGRLIDSTCLVWTKTCNGNGNCQLYDQARFRYSLNFLSFVLTLIGIFFDYLVWYYGRNLDIYGDKEAKEEERAVRRDQPITPLLAKKSEKDEI; encoded by the exons ATGGCGGAAGTGAAGCGTCGGGGATCGAATGTCCCGCCCGGGCACTACCTGTGCGGCATGGCCAACTGGCATCCCGCGTGGCTCCAGAAGTACGCCACCACCAAGATGTTCATGGGCGTGTACGGACTCCTCGGCACCATCCAGGCCATGTCCTACATGTACTTCATCGTCACCCTCACCACGCTTGAAAAGCGCTTTAGGATTCCCAGCCAAACAACAG GTATTATTCTGAGCGGCAATGAAATCTCGCAGATCCTGCTGTCCCTTATCCTGTCCTACATCGGTGGCCAGCGGAATCGACCCCGGTGGATAGCATGGGGCATTGTCTTCTGCGGCCTGTCCTGCTACATTCTCGTCCTGCCGCACTTCATCTACGGAGCTGGTCACGAGGTACTACAGTTCACCAAGGAGTACCAGGAGAGCCTGCTGAATGGCACATCTGCATCGGGTCAGCCCCTG AACATCACCACTGTCCAGACCGACGGACTCTGTGGGGCGGGCGCAGCGAAGGACAACTGCGACGACCTGTCCTCCTACGTGCCCTTGGTGCTCATCTTCGTCTCGCAGTTCGTGCTGGGCGTGGGCAACACCATGTACTACTCCCTGGGACAAACCTACCTGGACGACAACACCAAGAAGACCAACACTCCCCTGATGCTGGCGGTGGCCATGGCATTGAGGATGGTTGGACCTGTCGTGGGATTCTTTTTCG GTTTTTTGTCGCTGAACACCTTTATTGACCCTAGCAAGACCCCCTTGATCGACAGAAAGGACCCCCGATGGCTGGGAGCCTGGTGGCTCGGTTGGGTGATCCTGGGCACCCTGATGTGCATGTTCTCCGGCCTCATCGGTCTGTTCCCCAAGCAGCTGCCCAAGATCAACGACGCGCCGAGGATCAACTCCCACTTGCCGCTGGCGCTGCAGCAGACGAAGGAGGAGCTCAAGCGGGAGGAGAATCTGTCGCTGAGCAGCCGCTTCTCCTCGAACGCCGCCCTGGACACCATTGGAGCAGCTGCGAGCGCCAATGCCGAGCTGCCGAAACTGAAGGACTTCCCGCGCGCCCTCATGCGACTGCTGCGGAACAAGCTGTTGATCTTCAACATTCTCTCGGCGGTATTCTACATCCTGGGCGCCTCCGGCTTCATGACCTTCCTCACCAAGTACATGGAGGTGCAGTTCCACAAGGATCCACAGAGTGCCACCATT GTCGTTGGCCCCATCTCCATCATGGGCATGGTCGTGGGTCTGATTGGCTCCGGGATGGTGCTGTCTAAGAAGAAGCCCCACGTGAGCAAGGTACTCATGTGGAACGTGCTCGTTGGCGGGGTCTCCATTTTGGGGCAGGTCGCATACGCCTTTCTCTACTGCCCGGACACCTTTTCCATGACCCACGTAGGGCA ACTAAACCTGACGAGCTCATGTAACACAAACTGCTCGTGCGAAGGGGTCATTTACACCCCCGTTTGCCACGAGCCGACGGACACCACCTTCTTCTCGGCCTGCCACGCCGGGTGTCGCGGATACAATGCCACCTCGAAGTTGTACGAGGATTGCAGTTGCCTGGTCAATGATGCGCCTGCAACCAGTGCGACCCAGCGGCTGCTTAACCTCCTGCAACCCACTCCAGAACCGGAACTGGATAGCACCACCGATTTTGACGGGTATTTCAGCGGAGTGCCCCTGCTCAACGACGACGGCGACTTCGAAGAGAAGCTGCGGTCCAGGACCACCAGATCCACTCCCGATTCGGTGCTCCGGCCGGGAATCTGCACAAAGAACTGCAACTGGAGCTTTTGGGCCTTCTCCATCACCTCGATGATCGTCAGTTGGTTCGGCTCCTCCGGTCGGGTGGGCAACGTCCTGGTCAACTACCGAGCCGTGGCCTATGAGGACAAATCCTTCGCGCAGGGACTGGCTCTGATGATGATCAGCCTGCTCGCCCTTATCCCGGGTCCCATCATATTCGGTCGACTTATTGACTCCACGTGTCTGGTGTGGACGAAAACctgcaatggcaatggcaactGCCAGTTGTACGATCAGGCTCGCTTCCGTTACTCCCTCAACTTTTTGTCTTTCG TACTCACCCTAATAGGAATATTCTTTGATTACCTTGTTTGGTACTATGGACGCAACCTGGACATTTATGGCGACAAGGAGGCTAAGGAAGAGGAACGCGCCGTCAGAAGGGATCAACCTATTACTCCGCTTCTGGCCAAGAAGTCCGAAAAGGATGAAATCTAA
- the LOC108033454 gene encoding uncharacterized protein LOC108033454, with product MYCLISLLLVMHFIVVSAKVTSSPPVLIWGTDTPKAASIFRPLKTGQFERIIQNLQKDNMIVIYLASELAAKDINCDVCFPYLGKIQPMNYYSQVEEPLKAVERVSKRTADIIWHYPAITDIRRLELEMELPCKKGQIHAFSFNNRNVLAHDAAMAVATYQFSDCPVVHVYTAYTEEDRAFQRRKVHKTRPAPLKSLEPPTNESALGQMPQRFTYSLVENMTVLRHDMLILSFRNILLAKREVPGVLNPFNRTDVVLPNGREEVQVAFLNGQDLHGGIIVAMDTNISPLLLEFVPSQGNWFFTRMIFSNLSHYPRDYLFFGFEFSLCCTDITGFASDTERLTFFDFHLDILRRDTDSGLDLNYEVKPCWGCSVLMSWTLTQTLFVGLIIVILLWIGLAMILSIGQNKILQNANDPDLHIKTDT from the exons ATGTATTGCCTAATAAGTCTTTTATTGGTGATGCACTTTATCGTGGTATCCGCGAAGGTGACCAGTTCGCCACCGGTTCTCATCTGGGGCACGGATAC TCCCAAGGCTGCGAGTATTTTTCGCCCTCTAAAAACTGGACAATTTGAAAGGATAATACAAAATTTGCAGAAGGACAACATGATAGTGATTTACCTTGCCTCAGAG CTAGCCGCCAAGGACATAAACTGCGATGTGTGCTTTCCCTACTTGGGCAAGATCCAACCCATGAACTACTACAGCCAGGTGGAGGAGCCTCTGAAGGCCGTGGAAAGGGTCAGTAAGAGGACCGCAGATATCATCTGGCACTATCCCGCAATCACGGATATAAGGAGACTGGAACTGGAAATGGAACTGCCCTGCAAAAAGGGCCAGATTCACGCCTTTAGCTTTAACAATCGCAATGTGCTCGCTCATG ATGCAGCCATGGCGGTGGCAACCTATCAGTTCAGCGACTGTCCGGTGGTGCATGTGTACACGGCGTACACGGAGGAAGATAGGGCTTTCCAGCGTCGTAAAGTCCACAAGACGCGTCCAGCCCCCTTGAAGAGCCTTGAGCCACCAACGAATGAATCCGCCCTCGGTCAAATGCCGCAGCGTTTCACGTACAGCTTGGTCGAGAACATGACCGTTCTGCGCCACGACATGCTCATCCTATCCTTTCGGAACATACTGTTGGCCAAGAGGGAGGTCCCGGGAGTGCTGAACCCCTTCAACCGAACGGACGTGGTCCTTCCAAATGGACGGGAGGAGGTGCAGGTGGCCTTCCTCAACGGCCAAGACCTCCACGGCGGAATCATAGTGGCGATGGACACGAACATCAGCCCCCTGCTACTAGAGTTCGTTCCCTCGCAGGGCAACTGGTTCTTCACCCGCATGATCTTCAGCAACCTCTCGCACTATCCGCGCGACTACCTCTTCTTCGGCTTCGAGTTCAGTCTCTGCTGTACGGACATAACGGGCTTCGCCTCGGACACGGAGCGGCTGACCTTCTTTGACTTTCACCTGGACATCCTTCGGCGGG ATACGGATAGTGGCTTGGACCTGAACTACGAGGTCAAGCCCTGCTGGGGCTGTTCTGTTCTGATGTCCTGGACCCTGACACAGACCCTGTTTGTCGGTCTGATCATCGTTATACTGCTCTGGATCGGCCTCGCGATGATACTCTCCATCGGGCAGAACAAGATCCTCCAGAACGCCAACGACCCCGACCTGCACATCAAGACGGACACCTAG
- the LOC108033898 gene encoding eukaryotic peptide chain release factor GTP-binding subunit ERF3A isoform X2, with protein MSRSAAKKPSRSQWRKKTDPADSWDVDDAVITPEDEEVEDAELTEGEATPKVSKKKVIKVEENRSKREHVNVVFIGHVDAGKSTIGGQIMSLTGMVDKRTLEKYEREAREKSRESWYLSWALDTNQEERDKGKTVEVGRAFFETDRKHFTILDAPGHKSFVPNMIGGAAQADLAVLVISARKGEFETGFDRGGQTREHAMLAKTAGVKHLVVLVNKMDDPTVSWDQTRYNECKDKILPYLKKLGFNPAKDLTFMPCSGLSGYGLKDQVPEELCSWYRGPAFIPFIDELPSLNRKSDGPFIMPIVDKYKDMGTVVMGKVESGTARKGQNLLVMPNRTQVAVDQLFSDDFEVTSVGPGENVKIKLKGIEEEDVSPGFVLCDAANPIKTGKVFDAQVVILEHKSIICAGYSAVMHIHCAAEEVTVKALICLVDKKTGDKSKTRPRFVKQDQVAIMRIECSGMICLEQFKLFPQMGRFTLRDENKTIAIGKVLKVVE; from the exons ATGAGTAGGAGCGCCGCCAAGAAACCATCGAGGTCGCAGTGGAGAAAAA AAACCGATCCTGCTGACAGCTGGGATGTGGACGATGCAGTGATCACGCccgaggacgaggaggtggAGGATGCCGAGCTTACGGAGGGCGAGGCCACGCCCAAGGTATCCAAGAAGAAGGTGATCAAGGTGGAGGAGAACAGAAGCAAGCGAGAGCACGTAAATGTTGTCTTCATCGGTCACGTTG ATGCTGGAAAATCAACGATCGGCGGACAGATCATGTCACTCACGGGCATGGTGGATAAGCGGACGCTGGAGAAGTACGAGCGGGAGGCGCGCGAGAAGTCTCGCGAGAGCTGGTATTTGTCATGGGCGCTTGACACTAACCAGGAGGAGCGCGACAAGGGCAAGACCGTGGAGGTGGGAAGAGCCTTCTTCGAGACAGATCGCAAGCACTTTACCATCCTGGATGCGCCCGGTCACAAGAGCTTCGTGCCGAACATGATCGGCGGAGCGGCGCAGGCCGACCTCGCAGTGCTAGTCATCTCGGCGCGAAAGGGTGAATTCGAGACGGGCTTCGACCGCGGCGGTCAGACCCGGGAGCACGCCATGTTGGCCAAGACCGCTGGCGTCAAGCATCTGGTCGTGTTGGTCAACAAAATGGATGACCCCACCGTCAGTTGGGATCAGACGCGTTACAACGAATGCAAAGACAAGATACTACCATACCTCAAGAAGCTGGGCTTCAACCCGGCCAAGGACCTTACCTTTATGCCTTGCTCGGGCCTCAGCGGCTACGGCCTGAAGGACCAAGTCCCTGAAGAGCTCTGCTCCTGGTACCGGGGGCCCGCCTTCATTCCGTTCATCGACGAGCTGCCCTCGCTCAACCGCAAGTCTGACGGCCCCTTCATCATGCCTATCGTGGACAAGTACAAGGACATGGGCACCGTGGTGATGGGCAAGGTTGAATCTGGAACGGCGCGCAAGGGCCAGAACCTCTTGGTGATGCCAAATAGG ACGCAAGTCGCGGTGGACCAATTGTTCTCTGACGACTTTGAAGTCACATCTGTTGGCCCCGGCGAGAACGTCAAGATCAAGCTGAAA GGAATTGAAGAGGAGGACGTCTCGCCAGGCTTTGTGCTCTGTGACGCCGCTAACCCGATCAAGACGGGAAAAGTCTTTGATGCTCAGGTCGTAATTTTAGAACACAAATCAATTATCTGTGCGGGATACTCGGCTGTTATGCACATACACTGCGCTGCCGAAGAGGTTACAGTTAAG GCCCTCATCTGTTTGGTCGACAAAAAGACTGGCGACAAATCAAAAACACGTCCACGGTTTGTTAAGCAGGATCAGGTTGCAATTATGCGAATCGAGTGCTCCGGAATGATTTGCCTAGAACAGTTTAAGCTATTCCCACAAATGGGCCGATTCACGCTCAGAGATGAAA ACAAAACCATTGCCATTGGCAAGGTGCTAAAGGTGGTCGAATAA
- the LOC108033898 gene encoding eukaryotic peptide chain release factor GTP-binding subunit ERF3A isoform X1: protein MAAQENTEISTKFSTLNVNAVEFVPSFSYNNVVAAAEEAVAIVSAEEAAADPGPASGSATPATTPDSVGSGGSTAAAAPPPAAAQAAAAAGAPPPTSSSNSASPAPGSPATTPSGVAAAAPTPVEDPNPSDKVANNETDPADSWDVDDAVITPEDEEVEDAELTEGEATPKVSKKKVIKVEENRSKREHVNVVFIGHVDAGKSTIGGQIMSLTGMVDKRTLEKYEREAREKSRESWYLSWALDTNQEERDKGKTVEVGRAFFETDRKHFTILDAPGHKSFVPNMIGGAAQADLAVLVISARKGEFETGFDRGGQTREHAMLAKTAGVKHLVVLVNKMDDPTVSWDQTRYNECKDKILPYLKKLGFNPAKDLTFMPCSGLSGYGLKDQVPEELCSWYRGPAFIPFIDELPSLNRKSDGPFIMPIVDKYKDMGTVVMGKVESGTARKGQNLLVMPNRTQVAVDQLFSDDFEVTSVGPGENVKIKLKGIEEEDVSPGFVLCDAANPIKTGKVFDAQVVILEHKSIICAGYSAVMHIHCAAEEVTVKALICLVDKKTGDKSKTRPRFVKQDQVAIMRIECSGMICLEQFKLFPQMGRFTLRDENKTIAIGKVLKVVE from the exons ATGGCCGCCCAGGAAAACACGGAGATCAGCACAAAGTTCTCCACCCTGAATGTGAACGCCGTGGAATTCGTGCCCAGCTTCAGTTACAACAACGTCGTGGCCGCGGCAGAGGAGGCGGTGGCAATTGTGTCagcggaggaggcggcggcggaccCGGGTCCCGCCTCCGGATCAGCCACTCCAGCCACCACACCCGACTCTGTCGGAAGCGGGGGATCCACAGCCGCGGCAGCTCCCCCTCCTGCGGCGGCACAGGCGGCGGCCGCGGCGGGGGCACCGCCACCCACATCGTCCTCCAATTCCGCGTCGCCAGCACCGGGTTCGCCAGCCACCACGCCTTCTGGAGTAGCGGCGGCAGCTCCAACACCCGTCGAAGACCCCAACCCCTCGGACAAAGTCGCAAACAATG AAACCGATCCTGCTGACAGCTGGGATGTGGACGATGCAGTGATCACGCccgaggacgaggaggtggAGGATGCCGAGCTTACGGAGGGCGAGGCCACGCCCAAGGTATCCAAGAAGAAGGTGATCAAGGTGGAGGAGAACAGAAGCAAGCGAGAGCACGTAAATGTTGTCTTCATCGGTCACGTTG ATGCTGGAAAATCAACGATCGGCGGACAGATCATGTCACTCACGGGCATGGTGGATAAGCGGACGCTGGAGAAGTACGAGCGGGAGGCGCGCGAGAAGTCTCGCGAGAGCTGGTATTTGTCATGGGCGCTTGACACTAACCAGGAGGAGCGCGACAAGGGCAAGACCGTGGAGGTGGGAAGAGCCTTCTTCGAGACAGATCGCAAGCACTTTACCATCCTGGATGCGCCCGGTCACAAGAGCTTCGTGCCGAACATGATCGGCGGAGCGGCGCAGGCCGACCTCGCAGTGCTAGTCATCTCGGCGCGAAAGGGTGAATTCGAGACGGGCTTCGACCGCGGCGGTCAGACCCGGGAGCACGCCATGTTGGCCAAGACCGCTGGCGTCAAGCATCTGGTCGTGTTGGTCAACAAAATGGATGACCCCACCGTCAGTTGGGATCAGACGCGTTACAACGAATGCAAAGACAAGATACTACCATACCTCAAGAAGCTGGGCTTCAACCCGGCCAAGGACCTTACCTTTATGCCTTGCTCGGGCCTCAGCGGCTACGGCCTGAAGGACCAAGTCCCTGAAGAGCTCTGCTCCTGGTACCGGGGGCCCGCCTTCATTCCGTTCATCGACGAGCTGCCCTCGCTCAACCGCAAGTCTGACGGCCCCTTCATCATGCCTATCGTGGACAAGTACAAGGACATGGGCACCGTGGTGATGGGCAAGGTTGAATCTGGAACGGCGCGCAAGGGCCAGAACCTCTTGGTGATGCCAAATAGG ACGCAAGTCGCGGTGGACCAATTGTTCTCTGACGACTTTGAAGTCACATCTGTTGGCCCCGGCGAGAACGTCAAGATCAAGCTGAAA GGAATTGAAGAGGAGGACGTCTCGCCAGGCTTTGTGCTCTGTGACGCCGCTAACCCGATCAAGACGGGAAAAGTCTTTGATGCTCAGGTCGTAATTTTAGAACACAAATCAATTATCTGTGCGGGATACTCGGCTGTTATGCACATACACTGCGCTGCCGAAGAGGTTACAGTTAAG GCCCTCATCTGTTTGGTCGACAAAAAGACTGGCGACAAATCAAAAACACGTCCACGGTTTGTTAAGCAGGATCAGGTTGCAATTATGCGAATCGAGTGCTCCGGAATGATTTGCCTAGAACAGTTTAAGCTATTCCCACAAATGGGCCGATTCACGCTCAGAGATGAAA ACAAAACCATTGCCATTGGCAAGGTGCTAAAGGTGGTCGAATAA